A window of the Streptomyces formicae genome harbors these coding sequences:
- a CDS encoding TetR/AcrR family transcriptional regulator: MPSANPLRRMPVQQRSAERLTRILDACAALLDETGYEDLSTRDVAARAGVPIGSVYRFFGNKRAMAEALAARNLDGYAQRITERIAALPAADWRGVVDAVLDEYLAMKRTVPGFALVDFGHRIPLAAPASGANHEVADRLAELLAAHLGRTADTSLRRAMLVAVEAADALLQLAFRVGPSGDPEIIAETRELLYAYLARVLD; encoded by the coding sequence ATGCCCTCAGCCAACCCACTCCGCCGTATGCCCGTGCAGCAGCGCAGTGCCGAGCGGTTGACCCGGATCCTGGACGCCTGCGCCGCGCTCCTCGACGAGACGGGCTACGAGGATCTGTCCACCCGCGACGTCGCCGCCCGCGCCGGAGTGCCCATCGGCTCGGTCTACCGCTTCTTCGGGAACAAGCGCGCCATGGCCGAGGCCCTCGCGGCGCGGAACCTGGACGGCTACGCGCAGCGGATCACGGAGCGGATCGCGGCGCTGCCCGCGGCCGACTGGCGCGGCGTGGTCGACGCCGTACTCGACGAGTACCTGGCGATGAAGCGGACCGTACCCGGCTTCGCGCTCGTCGACTTCGGCCACCGCATCCCCCTCGCCGCCCCCGCGTCCGGGGCCAACCACGAAGTCGCCGACCGCCTCGCCGAGCTGCTCGCCGCCCACCTGGGACGCACCGCCGACACGTCGCTGCGCCGCGCCATGCTCGTCGCCGTCGAAGCCGCCGACGCGCTCCTCCAGCTCGCCTTCCGCGTCGGCCCGTCCGGCGATCCGGAGATCATCGCGGAGACCAGAGAGCTGTTGTACGCGTACCTCGCCCGCGTACTGGACTGA
- the hmgA gene encoding homogentisate 1,2-dioxygenase, with protein sequence MSGIEQARKTAEGLAFLSGFGNEHSSEAVPGALPLGRNSPQRAPLGLYAEQLSGSAFTEPRAHNRRSWLYRIRPSAAHPPFVRADNGAIRSAPFTETVPDPNRLRWNPLPEPEPGTDWLAGLWTLGGNGDATQRTGMAVHLYHANAAMGRRVFSDADGELLIVPERGGLLLRTELGLLAVRPGEVALIPRGVRFRVELLDETARGYVCENYGQPFQLPDLGPIGANGLANPRDFRAPVAAYEDVEEPVEVVSKFCGNLWTATYDHSPLDVVAWHGNHVPYVYDLRTFNVIGTISYDHPDPSIFTVLTSPSDTPGLAGVDFVVFAPRWLVGEDTFRPPYFHRNVMSEYMGLIEGAYDAKTAGEGGFVPGGGSLHNMMSAHGPDRETFDRAGAAELKPQKIDDGLAFMFETRWPVTATVQAANAGHLQRGYDDVWQGLERHFRS encoded by the coding sequence ATGAGCGGCATCGAGCAGGCGAGGAAGACGGCGGAAGGACTGGCGTTCCTGTCGGGCTTCGGCAACGAGCACAGCTCGGAGGCGGTGCCCGGCGCACTGCCCCTCGGGCGGAACTCGCCGCAGCGCGCACCGCTCGGCCTGTACGCGGAGCAGCTCAGCGGCTCCGCCTTCACCGAGCCGCGCGCCCACAACCGCCGCTCGTGGCTGTACCGGATCCGCCCCTCGGCGGCCCATCCCCCGTTCGTCCGCGCCGACAACGGCGCCATCCGCTCTGCGCCGTTCACCGAGACCGTGCCCGACCCGAACCGGCTGCGCTGGAACCCGCTGCCCGAGCCCGAGCCCGGCACCGACTGGCTGGCGGGCCTGTGGACCCTCGGCGGCAACGGCGACGCCACCCAGCGCACCGGCATGGCCGTGCACCTCTACCACGCCAACGCCGCCATGGGGCGCCGGGTGTTCAGCGACGCCGACGGCGAGCTGCTGATCGTGCCCGAGCGCGGCGGACTGCTGCTCCGCACCGAGCTGGGCCTGCTGGCCGTGCGCCCGGGCGAGGTGGCGCTGATCCCCCGCGGGGTGCGCTTCCGCGTCGAGCTGCTCGACGAGACCGCCCGCGGCTATGTCTGCGAGAACTACGGACAGCCCTTCCAGCTCCCCGACCTGGGGCCGATCGGCGCCAACGGACTCGCCAACCCGCGGGACTTCAGGGCACCGGTCGCCGCCTACGAGGACGTCGAGGAGCCGGTGGAGGTGGTCAGCAAGTTCTGCGGCAACCTCTGGACGGCGACGTACGACCACTCCCCCCTCGATGTCGTCGCCTGGCACGGCAACCACGTGCCGTACGTCTACGACCTGCGCACCTTCAACGTCATCGGGACGATCTCCTACGACCACCCGGACCCGTCGATCTTCACGGTCCTGACGTCGCCCAGCGACACCCCCGGGCTCGCGGGCGTGGACTTCGTCGTCTTCGCCCCGCGCTGGCTGGTCGGTGAGGACACCTTCCGGCCGCCGTACTTCCACCGGAACGTGATGAGCGAGTACATGGGGCTCATCGAGGGCGCCTACGACGCCAAGACTGCCGGTGAAGGGGGTTTTGTCCCGGGCGGCGGCTCGCTGCACAACATGATGTCCGCGCACGGTCCCGACCGGGAGACCTTCGACCGCGCCGGCGCCGCCGAGCTGAAGCCGCAGAAGATCGACGACGGTCTCGCCTTCATGTTCGAGACCCGCTGGCCGGTGACGGCCACCGTCCAGGCCGCGAACGCCGGACACCTGCAGAGGGGGTACGACGACGTGTGGCAGGGTCTTGAGCGCCACTTCCGGTCCTGA
- a CDS encoding GntR family transcriptional regulator has translation MTAFAPDSLVLNRKLPLWYQVSQSLRASILGRRPHDPLRLPTEEQLAEHYGVSVLTMRQALKELESEGLISRHRRRGTFIEPGARRGAPRRLLGSIDAIVAQQSGERTTVLGHGTSPVPGELAEHFTDVDEVVTYRRLRCDGESGEPTNWAENAVRPDIAAGIDVADLERWPMTKVLRDVVGVRISRVTDTVEARLADPETAELLQVPLLSPILHYTGVTYDDEGRVVDVARIRYRGDRFSFSVTIEAE, from the coding sequence GTGACCGCCTTCGCTCCCGACTCGCTCGTCCTGAACCGCAAGCTGCCGCTCTGGTACCAGGTCTCGCAGTCCCTGCGCGCCTCGATACTGGGACGCCGGCCGCACGACCCGCTGCGGCTGCCCACCGAGGAGCAGCTCGCCGAGCACTACGGCGTGAGCGTGCTGACCATGCGGCAGGCGCTGAAGGAGCTGGAGTCGGAGGGGCTGATCAGCCGGCACCGGCGGCGCGGCACCTTCATCGAACCGGGCGCCCGGCGCGGCGCCCCGCGGCGGCTGCTGGGCTCGATCGACGCGATCGTGGCCCAGCAGTCGGGCGAGCGGACCACCGTCCTCGGCCACGGGACGTCGCCCGTGCCCGGCGAACTCGCCGAGCACTTCACTGACGTGGACGAGGTCGTGACATACCGGCGGCTGCGCTGCGACGGCGAGAGCGGGGAGCCCACCAACTGGGCCGAGAACGCGGTGCGGCCGGACATCGCCGCCGGCATCGACGTCGCGGACCTCGAGCGCTGGCCGATGACGAAGGTGCTGCGGGACGTCGTGGGGGTAAGGATCAGCCGGGTCACCGACACGGTCGAGGCGCGGCTGGCCGACCCGGAGACGGCGGAGCTGCTCCAGGTGCCGCTCCTGTCACCGATCCTGCACTACACGGGGGTGACGTACGACGACGAGGGGCGGGTGGTCGATGTGGCGCGGATCCGGTACCGGGGGGACCGGTTCTCGTTCTCGGTGACCATCGAGGCGGAGTGA
- a CDS encoding type ISP restriction/modification enzyme: MLLDDLMPWSTGPLRLGRGWVVAPDARTLRARWDTLVRSAVEERRALFGETRARGLHTAVAALPGQSTGTARFVREEGPCPEPVRIVHGAFDEQWVIPDHRLIDIARPELWRVADERQLFAVEQGHVPGAAGPALLVSGALPEGRSPAGRPGRIRPLYRRPGGREPNLAPGLLDALTRRYGHEAAPEDVFAWAVAAGRATAKGCEVPFPADAGVWAHGVELGRRITGIQLRGARGGERPRLPGGRRPYVRAALPARPMDIAYDAGEEALLIGEGRIAPVPAEAWDFRVGGVRVLEQWFERRTAEVEPGTLEAIRPGTWPQEWTSELLELITVLALLGQLEARRAELGEQVARAELPEVPVPAVPAAARRPASVLDHHEEGPEGQFALV; encoded by the coding sequence ATGCTGCTGGACGACCTGATGCCCTGGTCCACCGGACCGCTGCGACTCGGCCGCGGCTGGGTGGTCGCACCCGATGCCCGCACGCTCAGGGCCCGCTGGGACACGCTCGTACGGTCCGCGGTGGAGGAGCGCCGGGCGCTCTTCGGGGAGACGCGGGCGCGGGGGCTGCACACCGCGGTGGCCGCGCTGCCGGGGCAGTCCACGGGGACGGCGCGGTTCGTGCGGGAGGAAGGCCCCTGCCCGGAGCCGGTGCGGATCGTGCACGGGGCGTTCGACGAGCAGTGGGTCATCCCCGACCACCGGCTGATCGACATCGCGCGGCCCGAGTTGTGGCGGGTGGCGGACGAGCGGCAGCTGTTCGCCGTGGAGCAGGGGCATGTGCCGGGAGCTGCGGGGCCCGCGCTGCTCGTCTCCGGGGCGCTGCCCGAGGGCCGCTCGCCGGCCGGACGGCCGGGGCGGATACGGCCGCTGTACCGGCGGCCGGGCGGGCGTGAGCCCAATCTGGCGCCCGGGCTGCTCGACGCGCTGACGCGCCGGTACGGGCACGAGGCCGCCCCGGAGGACGTGTTCGCGTGGGCCGTGGCCGCCGGGCGGGCGACGGCGAAGGGGTGCGAGGTGCCGTTTCCCGCGGATGCGGGCGTGTGGGCACACGGAGTCGAGCTGGGGCGGCGGATCACCGGGATCCAGCTGAGGGGCGCGCGGGGCGGTGAGCGGCCCAGGCTGCCCGGGGGCCGGCGGCCCTATGTCCGGGCCGCGCTTCCGGCCCGGCCCATGGACATCGCGTACGACGCCGGCGAAGAGGCACTGCTCATCGGCGAGGGGCGGATCGCGCCCGTGCCGGCTGAGGCATGGGACTTCCGGGTGGGCGGGGTCCGGGTGCTGGAGCAATGGTTCGAGCGGCGGACCGCCGAGGTGGAGCCGGGCACGCTGGAGGCGATACGGCCCGGCACCTGGCCGCAGGAGTGGACCTCGGAACTGCTCGAACTGATCACCGTGCTGGCGCTGCTGGGTCAACTGGAGGCGCGGCGGGCCGAATTGGGTGAGCAGGTCGCGCGTGCGGAGCTGCCGGAAGTGCCGGTGCCCGCGGTCCCTGCCGCCGCCCGCCGGCCCGCGTCGGTGCTCGACCACCACGAGGAGGGCCCGGAGGGCCAGTTCGCGCTCGTCTGA
- a CDS encoding CaiB/BaiF CoA transferase family protein, producing MSQPLSQQSSPAPLPLDGVTVVAVEQAVSAPFATRQLADLGARVIKVERPDGGDFARGYDTAAQGLASHFVWCNRGKESLAVDLKDPRGLAVVRRLVAGADVFVQNLAQGAAQRLGLDAATLCAAHPRLVAVDISGYGPDGPYAHKRAYDMLVQCEAGLVSVTGTAEQPVKAGIPAADIAAAMYAFSGVLAALLRRTTTGRGGPVEISMLDALAEWMGHPLHHGMHGGAAPARTGVAHSVISPYDAYATADGGQVLLSVQNDREWRRLAEQVLDRPELGDDPAFATNAARTVNRAKTDAAVAEALALLDTAEAVARLEAAGIACARLNTVGDLADHPQLAARSRWREVGSPAGPLRALLPPITLPGGPQPLMGAVPALGEHTDALLREAGLTEEETAVLRRAGVVV from the coding sequence ATGAGCCAGCCGCTGTCCCAGCAGTCCTCGCCGGCCCCGTTGCCCCTCGACGGTGTCACGGTCGTCGCCGTCGAGCAGGCCGTGTCGGCACCCTTCGCCACGCGCCAGCTCGCCGACCTCGGCGCGCGCGTCATCAAGGTCGAGCGCCCGGACGGCGGCGACTTCGCCCGCGGCTACGACACGGCGGCACAGGGACTCGCCTCGCACTTCGTCTGGTGCAACCGCGGCAAGGAGTCGCTCGCGGTCGATCTGAAGGACCCGCGCGGGCTCGCGGTGGTGCGCCGGCTCGTCGCAGGCGCGGACGTCTTCGTACAGAACCTGGCACAGGGCGCGGCGCAGCGGCTGGGGCTGGACGCGGCCACGCTGTGCGCGGCACATCCGCGGCTGGTGGCCGTGGACATCTCGGGGTACGGCCCGGACGGTCCCTATGCGCACAAGCGGGCGTACGACATGCTCGTGCAGTGCGAGGCCGGACTGGTGTCGGTGACCGGTACCGCCGAGCAGCCGGTGAAGGCCGGGATTCCGGCCGCCGACATCGCGGCGGCGATGTACGCGTTCTCGGGGGTGCTCGCGGCACTCCTGCGGCGGACGACGACGGGACGGGGCGGCCCCGTGGAGATCTCGATGCTGGACGCGCTCGCGGAGTGGATGGGGCATCCGCTGCACCACGGGATGCACGGCGGTGCGGCGCCGGCGCGCACGGGTGTGGCGCACTCCGTCATCTCCCCGTACGACGCGTATGCGACGGCGGACGGCGGGCAGGTGCTGCTGTCCGTGCAGAACGACCGCGAGTGGCGGCGGCTGGCGGAGCAGGTGCTGGACCGGCCCGAGCTGGGCGATGACCCGGCCTTCGCCACGAACGCGGCGCGCACGGTGAACCGGGCGAAGACGGACGCCGCGGTCGCGGAGGCGCTGGCGCTGCTGGACACGGCGGAGGCCGTCGCCCGGCTGGAAGCGGCGGGCATCGCCTGCGCCCGGCTGAACACGGTCGGGGACCTGGCGGACCATCCCCAGCTGGCGGCCCGCTCCCGCTGGCGCGAAGTCGGCTCCCCCGCGGGCCCGCTGCGGGCGCTGCTGCCCCCGATCACCCTGCCCGGCGGTCCGCAGCCGCTGATGGGCGCGGTCCCCGCACTCGGCGAGCACACCGACGCTCTGCTGCGCGAGGCGGGACTGACGGAGGAGGAGACGGCGGTGCTGCGGAGGGCCGGGGTCGTGGTGTGA
- a CDS encoding Pls/PosA family non-ribosomal peptide synthetase: MTVVPDTATLLDPLLDGAPVPEPAFFAAGGAPAERTLLDILDETARRHPDSPAVDDGIAPLTYSALLDEVEALRLRLADAGVGTGDRVGVRVPSGTADLYVSILAVLAAGAAYVPVDAEDPDERAELVFGEAAVSAVIGAGRSIEASGTPSGATGGRPAPGDDAWIIFTSGSTGKPKGVAVTHRSAAAFVDAEARLFLTDAPLGPGDRVLAGLSVAFDASCEEMWLAWRHGACLVPAPRSLVRTGLDLGPWLVEQRITVVSTVPTLAALWPAEALDEVRLLIFGGEACPPELAERMAVPGREVWNTYGPTEATVVACAAPLTGEGPVRIGLPLDGWELAVVDGRGELLPMGETGELVIGGVGLARYLDPAKDAEKYAPLPALNWSRAYRSGDLVRAEPEGLLFVGRADEQIKLGGRRIELGEIDAALQALPGVAGAAAAVRTTAAGHQLLVGYVVPGEAGPESGFDTGDALERLRKELPAALVPVIAVVDDLPTRTSGKVDRNALPWPLPDSGADTDGDTAALTETEAWLAEQWRELLGAPVTGADADFFANGGGSLAAAQLVSRIRERYAAGSVGDIYQHPTLGALAKTLDAEGAAGAKTGTVRPVPRWTGVVQTLLMLPLLGVAGLRWGVVAAAVNNIVALPWAPTVSWWWVALGWLLVGSPPGRIVIAAGGARLLLRGVRPGTYARGGSTHLRLWTAERLVELSGATSLAGAWLTYYARALGVRIAEDVDLHALPPVTGMLRLGKGAAVEPEVDLSGHWLDGDRLRIGTVRIGAGATVGARSTLFPGARIGKRAEVAPGSGVTGAVPAGERWAGVPASRKGRANRHVPAGGRPVRKRRWTTVYSVSSLVLGVLPALAALPGLLVIGAFLRGRTGIGEAMAAALAAVPLATVASMITYALLILAGVRALALGLREGYHPVHGRVAWQAWATERLMDMARVHLFPLYASLFTPVWLRALGMKVGRGVEASTVLALPAMTTVGDGAFLADDTMVASYELGGGWLHIAEARVGKRAFLGNSGMTAAGRRVPKRGLVGVLSATPKRAKPGSSWLGMPPMKLPRAAEEGDQSRTFAPPRRLKWARAAVELLRVVPVMCGVALAVLAFGAFTWLAGRFGYPVALLSGGAVLAAAGGVACVVAIAMKWLLVGRFRTVEHPLWSSFVWRNELADTFVEVLAVPWLVGAVGGTPLMNLWLRGLGARIGRGAWCETYWLPEADLVTVGGGASVNRGCVVQTHLFHDRIMRMDNVVLGAGATLGPHGIALPGAVIGDRAAVGPASLVMRGESVPADTRWLGNPIAAWRK, translated from the coding sequence ATGACCGTCGTCCCTGATACCGCGACCCTTCTCGACCCGCTCCTCGACGGCGCCCCCGTACCGGAACCGGCGTTCTTCGCCGCCGGTGGCGCCCCCGCCGAGCGCACCCTGCTCGACATCCTCGACGAGACGGCGCGCCGCCACCCGGACTCGCCGGCCGTCGACGACGGCATCGCGCCCCTGACGTACTCCGCCCTCCTCGACGAGGTCGAGGCGCTGCGGCTGCGGCTCGCCGACGCGGGCGTCGGCACCGGCGACCGGGTCGGCGTGCGCGTCCCGTCCGGGACCGCCGACCTGTACGTCTCCATCCTCGCCGTCCTCGCGGCGGGCGCCGCGTACGTCCCTGTCGATGCCGAGGACCCCGACGAGCGCGCCGAACTCGTCTTCGGCGAGGCGGCCGTGAGCGCCGTGATCGGTGCGGGCCGGAGCATCGAGGCGAGCGGCACGCCGTCCGGAGCCACGGGCGGCAGGCCCGCTCCCGGCGACGACGCCTGGATCATCTTCACGTCCGGCTCGACCGGGAAGCCCAAGGGCGTCGCGGTCACCCACCGCAGCGCGGCGGCCTTCGTCGACGCCGAGGCGCGGCTGTTCCTGACGGACGCGCCCCTGGGCCCGGGCGACCGTGTGCTCGCCGGGCTCTCCGTCGCCTTCGACGCCTCCTGCGAGGAGATGTGGCTGGCCTGGCGCCATGGCGCATGCCTGGTCCCCGCCCCGCGCTCCCTCGTCCGCACCGGTCTCGACCTCGGCCCCTGGCTGGTCGAGCAGCGCATCACCGTCGTGTCGACGGTCCCCACACTTGCCGCGCTGTGGCCCGCGGAGGCGCTCGACGAGGTACGACTGCTCATCTTCGGCGGCGAGGCGTGCCCGCCCGAGCTGGCCGAGCGCATGGCCGTCCCCGGGCGCGAGGTCTGGAACACCTACGGCCCCACCGAGGCCACGGTCGTCGCCTGCGCGGCCCCGCTCACCGGCGAGGGCCCGGTGCGCATCGGACTCCCCCTGGACGGCTGGGAACTCGCCGTCGTCGACGGCCGGGGCGAACTCCTGCCCATGGGTGAGACCGGTGAGCTCGTCATCGGCGGCGTCGGTCTCGCCCGCTACCTGGACCCCGCCAAGGACGCCGAGAAGTACGCCCCGCTGCCCGCCCTCAACTGGTCCCGCGCCTACCGCAGCGGCGACCTCGTGCGTGCTGAGCCCGAGGGCCTTCTCTTCGTCGGCCGCGCCGACGAGCAGATCAAGCTCGGCGGCCGCCGTATCGAGCTCGGCGAGATCGACGCCGCCCTCCAGGCCCTCCCGGGCGTGGCGGGCGCCGCTGCCGCGGTCCGTACGACGGCCGCGGGCCACCAGCTCCTGGTCGGCTACGTCGTGCCGGGCGAGGCCGGGCCCGAGTCCGGGTTCGACACCGGCGACGCCCTGGAGCGGCTGCGCAAGGAGCTGCCCGCCGCTCTCGTGCCCGTGATCGCCGTCGTCGACGACCTGCCGACCCGTACGTCCGGGAAGGTGGACCGCAACGCCCTGCCCTGGCCGCTCCCGGACAGCGGGGCGGACACCGACGGCGACACGGCCGCTCTCACCGAGACCGAGGCGTGGCTCGCCGAGCAGTGGCGCGAGCTGCTGGGCGCCCCTGTCACCGGCGCCGACGCGGACTTCTTCGCGAACGGTGGCGGCAGCCTGGCCGCCGCCCAGCTCGTGTCGCGGATCCGCGAGCGGTACGCCGCCGGCTCCGTCGGCGACATCTACCAGCACCCGACGCTCGGCGCGCTCGCCAAAACGCTGGACGCGGAGGGCGCCGCCGGTGCGAAGACCGGGACGGTACGACCGGTCCCGCGGTGGACCGGGGTCGTCCAGACCCTGCTGATGCTGCCGCTGCTCGGCGTCGCCGGGCTGCGCTGGGGCGTCGTCGCGGCCGCCGTCAACAACATCGTCGCACTGCCCTGGGCGCCCACCGTCTCCTGGTGGTGGGTGGCGCTCGGCTGGCTGCTCGTCGGCAGCCCGCCCGGGCGGATCGTGATCGCGGCGGGCGGCGCGCGGCTGCTGCTGCGCGGCGTGCGCCCCGGCACGTACGCCCGGGGCGGCAGCACCCACCTGCGGCTGTGGACGGCCGAGCGGCTCGTCGAGCTGAGCGGCGCGACGAGTCTCGCCGGCGCCTGGCTCACCTACTACGCGCGGGCGCTCGGCGTCCGCATCGCCGAGGACGTCGATCTGCACGCCCTGCCGCCGGTGACCGGCATGCTGCGTCTCGGCAAGGGCGCCGCGGTCGAGCCGGAGGTGGACCTGTCGGGCCACTGGCTGGACGGCGACCGGCTGCGCATCGGCACCGTACGGATCGGCGCGGGCGCCACCGTCGGCGCACGCAGCACCCTCTTCCCGGGTGCGCGCATCGGCAAGCGTGCCGAGGTCGCCCCCGGATCCGGGGTGACCGGCGCCGTCCCGGCGGGCGAACGCTGGGCGGGCGTCCCGGCCTCCCGCAAGGGCAGGGCCAACCGCCATGTGCCCGCCGGCGGCCGCCCGGTGCGCAAACGCCGCTGGACCACCGTCTACTCGGTGTCCTCGCTGGTGCTCGGCGTGCTGCCGGCCCTCGCCGCGCTGCCCGGCCTGCTGGTGATCGGCGCCTTCCTGCGCGGCCGCACCGGCATCGGCGAGGCGATGGCGGCCGCGCTCGCCGCCGTCCCGCTCGCCACGGTCGCCTCGATGATCACGTACGCGCTGCTGATCCTCGCCGGTGTGCGGGCGCTCGCGCTCGGGCTGCGCGAGGGGTACCACCCGGTGCACGGCCGCGTCGCCTGGCAGGCGTGGGCGACGGAGCGGCTGATGGACATGGCCCGGGTGCATCTCTTCCCGCTGTACGCGAGCCTGTTCACGCCCGTGTGGCTGCGGGCGCTCGGGATGAAGGTCGGCCGCGGGGTCGAGGCGTCGACCGTGCTGGCGCTGCCCGCGATGACGACCGTCGGCGACGGGGCCTTCCTCGCCGACGACACCATGGTCGCCTCGTACGAGCTCGGCGGCGGCTGGCTGCACATCGCCGAGGCGCGCGTCGGCAAGCGCGCCTTCCTCGGCAACTCCGGGATGACCGCCGCCGGCCGCCGGGTGCCCAAGCGGGGCCTCGTGGGCGTGCTGTCGGCGACCCCGAAGCGGGCGAAGCCGGGCTCGTCCTGGCTCGGTATGCCGCCGATGAAGCTGCCCCGGGCGGCGGAGGAGGGCGACCAGAGCCGCACCTTCGCCCCTCCGCGGCGGCTCAAGTGGGCGCGGGCGGCCGTCGAGTTGCTCCGTGTCGTGCCGGTCATGTGCGGCGTCGCGCTCGCCGTGCTCGCGTTCGGGGCCTTCACCTGGCTGGCCGGGCGCTTCGGCTACCCGGTCGCGCTGCTGTCCGGCGGCGCGGTGCTGGCGGCCGCGGGTGGGGTGGCCTGCGTGGTCGCGATCGCGATGAAGTGGCTGCTGGTGGGCCGGTTCCGGACGGTCGAGCACCCGCTGTGGTCGTCGTTCGTGTGGCGAAACGAGCTCGCCGACACCTTCGTCGAGGTGCTCGCGGTGCCGTGGCTGGTCGGCGCGGTCGGCGGCACCCCGCTGATGAACCTGTGGCTGCGTGGCCTCGGCGCCCGCATCGGCCGCGGTGCCTGGTGCGAGACGTACTGGCTGCCGGAGGCCGACCTCGTCACCGTCGGCGGCGGCGCCAGCGTCAACCGGGGCTGTGTCGTGCAGACCCACCTCTTCCACGACCGGATCATGCGCATGGACAATGTCGTCCTCGGAGCCGGTGCCACGCTCGGTCCGCACGGCATCGCGCTGCCCGGCGCGGTGATCGGCGACCGCGCGGCGGTCGGCCCGGCGTCGCTGGTGATGCGCGGGGAGAGCGTGCCCGCGGACACCCGCTGGCTGGGCAACCCGATCGCGGCGTGGCGGAAGTGA
- a CDS encoding M1 family metallopeptidase — protein sequence MSDSYLPQHGDSGYRTTEYDLELDYRPHTGRLAGRARISAVAERALPEVVLDLGQFRLTKVLVDGGRPARYTHRADKLRIRPARPLRAGAAFTVEVRYIGVPQPVRTRDWGDLGWEQLDEGSLVASQPNGARSWFPCNDRPDDKAPYRIAVTVPSPYTVVANGSLTSRTISASTTTWVYEQPAPMASYLATVQIGPYELVDVAHAGAVPQPAAVPRALLGRFEHDFARQPQMMTVFTDLFGPYPFDDYAVVVVDEELDVPVEAQGLSVFGANHVDGRRGSERLVAHELAHQWFGNSLTVADWRHIWLNEGFAKYAEWLWSEMSGGPSASAKAAESRTRLALMRQDIKVADPGLRRLFDDRVYERGALTLHALRTEIGHAAFVALLREWTGSRRHGVVTTEEFIALARQHSPRPLDKLFTRWLYETKLPPLPQ from the coding sequence GTGTCGGATTCGTATCTGCCACAGCACGGCGACAGTGGTTACCGGACCACGGAGTACGACCTGGAGCTGGACTACCGTCCGCACACCGGCCGGCTCGCCGGCCGGGCCAGGATCAGCGCCGTCGCCGAGCGGGCGCTGCCCGAGGTCGTCCTCGACCTCGGGCAGTTCCGCCTCACCAAGGTGCTGGTGGACGGCGGCCGTCCGGCCCGGTACACGCACCGCGCCGACAAGCTGCGGATACGTCCGGCGCGGCCGCTGCGCGCCGGTGCGGCCTTCACCGTGGAGGTCCGCTACATCGGTGTGCCGCAGCCCGTCCGCACCCGCGACTGGGGCGACCTCGGCTGGGAGCAGCTCGACGAGGGCTCCCTGGTCGCCTCGCAGCCCAACGGCGCGCGTTCCTGGTTCCCGTGCAACGACCGCCCGGACGACAAGGCGCCCTACCGGATCGCGGTCACCGTGCCGTCGCCGTACACGGTGGTCGCGAACGGCTCGCTGACCTCCCGCACGATCAGCGCCTCCACGACCACGTGGGTGTACGAGCAGCCCGCTCCGATGGCGAGCTATCTCGCGACGGTCCAGATAGGCCCGTACGAGCTGGTCGATGTGGCGCACGCGGGCGCGGTGCCCCAGCCGGCGGCGGTGCCGCGGGCCCTGCTGGGCCGTTTCGAGCACGACTTCGCCCGGCAGCCGCAGATGATGACGGTGTTCACGGACCTCTTCGGCCCGTACCCCTTCGACGACTACGCGGTGGTGGTGGTCGACGAGGAGCTGGACGTGCCGGTCGAGGCGCAGGGCCTGTCGGTCTTCGGGGCCAACCACGTCGACGGCAGGCGCGGCAGCGAACGGCTGGTCGCCCATGAGCTGGCCCACCAGTGGTTCGGCAACAGCCTGACCGTCGCCGACTGGCGGCACATCTGGCTCAACGAGGGCTTCGCGAAGTACGCGGAGTGGCTGTGGTCCGAGATGTCCGGCGGCCCGTCGGCATCGGCGAAGGCGGCCGAGTCCCGGACCCGGCTCGCCCTGATGCGGCAAGACATCAAGGTCGCCGATCCGGGGCTGCGCCGGCTGTTCGACGACCGGGTCTACGAGCGGGGCGCGCTGACCCTGCACGCGCTGCGCACGGAGATCGGGCACGCGGCCTTCGTCGCACTGCTGCGCGAGTGGACCGGGTCGCGGCGGCACGGCGTGGTGACCACGGAGGAGTTCATCGCCCTGGCCCGGCAGCACTCGCCACGACCGCTGGACAAGCTGTTCACGCGGTGGCTGTACGAGACGAAGCTGCCGCCCCTGCCGCAGTAG